A window of Halovivax gelatinilyticus genomic DNA:
AAGCTCAGCGCGGTCATCTGCGGCATCGCTGCCACGTCGATACCGCCGGTTCCGGGTTCGCGGGTCAATAATAGTGCGAACGCGATACTCAGGACGATCCACGCGATGGCGAGGTCGACCAGCTCGCGGTCGCTAAACGTGATCTCCGGGCGGGTCGCGTAGCTCACGGTAACAGCCCCCGGAGCAGGTCGAGGCTATTGTTCGCGCCCTGAATCAGTTCGCCGATCAACTCGCTCGGTCCCATCTCGGCGCCGAACGCCGGCAACACCCCGAAGAGGAATAAGAAGGTGGCGATCATACTTCCGATGTTGGTCATGGCGACGATCATGATGAGCCGAAACAGTGGGACCTCTAGCATCTCCGAGAAGAGTTCGCCGAGCGGCCGCTCCGTGTCGTCGATCAGGTCGTTTAGCACCTGAATGTCGCTAACGTTGACCGGCCGGTGGCGAAGCTCCATGTACCCCGCGAACCAGCCCGGGGCGAGCAGCGGATTGATGCTCGTCAGCCAGGCGACGCCGCCGCCGACGCCCGCGCTGGTCCAGCGGGCGCCGGCCAGGCGCGCCAGCGAGAACGCGAAGATGCCGTTGATAAGAAACCACGCGAGAAACAGCTGAAGCAACAGCGTGTCCTGGACCCCGGCCATCAACAACAACCCGAAGAACGCGATGAACCCGACCATCAGCAGGTAGCCGAAGACTTTGGCGATCGAGAATCGACGACCAGAATCCGTCCCGGAGATGTTCTCGATCGAGGGAAGCGTCTCCGGCGATTCGAGATATCGCTCGATTCCCGCACGGTGGCCAGCACCGACGACGGCGACGACGTTGTACCCTTCCGTGCGAAGCGCGTGAAGGCGGTGGGCGATGAACGCGTCGCGCTCGTCGATCAACGCCTGGGCGCCGCCGGGGCTAAAGCGTCGGAACTCCTCCATCATCGCCGACACGACGTCGCCGTCGGTCAGTTCCTCGATATCGATCTCGTCTAAGGACTCTACGTCCTCCTCGGGAGGCGTCATCGCGAGGCCGAAGAGGAGTCCGAGGCTGGCACCGATACCGATTCCCGCGAGCACGCCGATGGTGGCGCGGATCGACAGCGCCCCCGTGCTCTCCAGGGCCCCGGGTGAAATCGGTCCGACGAACGTCTCGGTGACGAGCAGGGCGAACAGCGCACCGATACTGAGAACGACACCGAGTGCGATTCGCAACGAGAAGCCGCCAAGCGGACTCGATTTCGTCACCGCGGAGTCTAACGACGGGATGAACAGGAGTCCGAGAAAAATCCCGGCGACGATACCGATTCCGATCGCGCCGACGTACTGGAGGACGGTTTCGTTCGTGATTCCGAGCGTGAGCGCCCCGTCGAGGCCGAACCACGGTGCGAACAATCCGGCGAACAACAGGCCGAACAGCGCACCGACCGTCGCCCCGAGGGCGAGGCCGACCGTCTTCGGATTCGTCACGCCGAAGGCGAGCCCGCCTATCAGTTTCGCCTTCTCGCCGAACGAGAGGCGCGCCCAGAAGCGCTGCATCGTGACCTGGATGTCCCGGTCGACCAGCGCGACGCCGAGACCGTGTTGCTCGGCCGACTCGATCGCCGCCTTCATGTCCGCTCCGGGCTCGACGTCGAATCGCTCGCCGAGGCGAGACTGGACGTACGATAGCATCCAGTAGGCGAGAAACTGAAAGACCGTGTTTCCGGAGAGTAAGTCCGCTGCTTCGATATCGTCTGGCGTTCCCCCTTTCAACTGGCGGTACCGACCCTCGTCCAGTTCGACGGCGACGACGTCCGGTCGCACCTCCGCGACCGTTTCGGTAACCTCGTCGACGCTCTCCTGCGAGACGTGTGCCGTGCCGACCACCGTCACCTCGCCGCGGTCTCGATCCGGTGGGTCGGGTGCGGTGGGCACCCCGTCGTCGCGTACGTCACTCATTACTGTCGGTCAACAAGCCCACGACTTTTAGGCGTATCGAACCCTGTCGTCGCCCGAACGAGCCAGGGGTCCCATCGATCAGCATCAACAACATCATTTCAGTAGCCACACATCGTTCACACATGACCAGTCTGATGGAAACGTACATCGAGAATCGCGAACTCGTCCAGCCGAATCACACCAACATGCTCGGGAAGACGCACGGTGGAAACGTCATGAAATGGATGGACGAGGTAGGCGCGATGTCGGCGATGCGTTTCGCCGGCGAGACCTGCGTGACGGCTCGCGTCGACAGCATGAACTTCGAACGGCCGATCAGAGTCGGCGATTCGGCGCTCGTCACGGCCTACGTCTACGACGCGGGAACCACGAGCGTCAAGACGCGAGTGACGGTCGAACGCGAGGATCTGCGTACCGGCGAGAGCGAGTTCACCACGGAGTCGTACTTCGTCTACGTCGCCATCGACGAGGACGAAACGCCGACGCCCGTTCCGGAATTCGACGTCGAAACGGAGCGAGGCGAAGAGCTCCGCGAGCGAGCACTTAGCGGCGAACGATCGGCGTGATCGGCCGACGCTGCATCTGGACGACGGATATTCGCTAGGACCGGCGATCGTCGATGCGACCTGCCGGCCGGTGACAATC
This region includes:
- a CDS encoding TraB/GumN family protein is translated as MSDVRDDGVPTAPDPPDRDRGEVTVVGTAHVSQESVDEVTETVAEVRPDVVAVELDEGRYRQLKGGTPDDIEAADLLSGNTVFQFLAYWMLSYVQSRLGERFDVEPGADMKAAIESAEQHGLGVALVDRDIQVTMQRFWARLSFGEKAKLIGGLAFGVTNPKTVGLALGATVGALFGLLFAGLFAPWFGLDGALTLGITNETVLQYVGAIGIGIVAGIFLGLLFIPSLDSAVTKSSPLGGFSLRIALGVVLSIGALFALLVTETFVGPISPGALESTGALSIRATIGVLAGIGIGASLGLLFGLAMTPPEEDVESLDEIDIEELTDGDVVSAMMEEFRRFSPGGAQALIDERDAFIAHRLHALRTEGYNVVAVVGAGHRAGIERYLESPETLPSIENISGTDSGRRFSIAKVFGYLLMVGFIAFFGLLLMAGVQDTLLLQLFLAWFLINGIFAFSLARLAGARWTSAGVGGGVAWLTSINPLLAPGWFAGYMELRHRPVNVSDIQVLNDLIDDTERPLGELFSEMLEVPLFRLIMIVAMTNIGSMIATFLFLFGVLPAFGAEMGPSELIGELIQGANNSLDLLRGLLP
- a CDS encoding acyl-CoA thioesterase, with the protein product MTSLMETYIENRELVQPNHTNMLGKTHGGNVMKWMDEVGAMSAMRFAGETCVTARVDSMNFERPIRVGDSALVTAYVYDAGTTSVKTRVTVEREDLRTGESEFTTESYFVYVAIDEDETPTPVPEFDVETERGEELRERALSGERSA